From Cronobacter turicensis z3032, the proteins below share one genomic window:
- the gap1 gene encoding Glyceraldehyde-3-phosphate dehydrogenase 1, which produces MVKVGINGFGRIGRNVLRAALGNEAFQVVAINDLTDSKTLAHLLKHDSLLGTLPATVEAGEGELKVDGRAIRVFSERDPGNIPWSSVGVEIVIEATGFFTDKAQAEAHITKGGAKRVIISAPAKNDDLTIVMGVNHEQYDPARHHVVSNGSCTTNGLAPAAQVLHQQFGIQHGLMNTTHAYTNSQALHDQPEKDLRGARAAALSIVPYSSGAAKAIGKVIPELDGRMTGYSLRVPVPVVSIVDLTVTLARDVTVEEVNAAFLKASQEGPLKNILGYSDEPLVSSDYRGDPRSSIIDGLSTLVIGGNMVKILAWYDNEWGFSNRLVDLALLMARRGL; this is translated from the coding sequence ATGGTTAAAGTAGGCATTAACGGATTTGGCCGTATCGGCCGCAACGTACTACGCGCCGCGCTGGGCAATGAGGCGTTTCAGGTCGTGGCGATTAACGATCTCACCGACAGCAAAACCTTGGCGCATCTGCTGAAACATGACTCCCTGCTCGGCACATTGCCGGCGACTGTAGAAGCGGGCGAAGGCGAGCTGAAGGTCGACGGGCGCGCCATCCGCGTCTTCTCCGAGCGCGACCCCGGCAATATTCCGTGGAGCAGCGTGGGCGTGGAAATTGTCATCGAAGCCACCGGTTTCTTTACCGACAAAGCCCAGGCCGAAGCGCATATCACCAAAGGCGGCGCGAAGCGCGTCATTATTTCGGCCCCCGCGAAAAACGACGACCTGACCATCGTAATGGGCGTTAACCATGAGCAGTACGATCCGGCGCGGCATCACGTGGTCAGCAACGGCAGCTGCACCACCAACGGCCTCGCGCCCGCAGCCCAGGTGCTGCATCAGCAGTTCGGCATTCAGCACGGCCTGATGAACACCACCCACGCTTACACCAACAGCCAGGCGCTTCACGACCAGCCGGAGAAAGATCTGCGCGGCGCGCGTGCGGCGGCGCTCTCCATCGTGCCTTACTCCAGCGGGGCGGCAAAGGCGATCGGCAAAGTGATCCCTGAACTCGACGGGCGCATGACGGGTTACTCGCTGCGCGTGCCGGTACCGGTAGTGTCGATTGTCGATCTCACCGTCACGCTCGCCCGCGATGTCACCGTGGAAGAGGTCAACGCCGCGTTCCTGAAGGCGTCCCAGGAAGGGCCGCTGAAAAACATTCTCGGTTACAGCGACGAACCGCTGGTCTCCAGCGACTACCGCGGCGATCCGCGCTCGTCCATTATCGACGGCCTCTCGACGCTGGTGATTGGCGGCAACATGGTCAAAATTCTCGCCTGGTATGATAACGAATGGGGCTTCTCAAACCGGCTGGTGGATCTGGCGCTGTTAATGGCGCGCCGCGGCCTGTAA
- the yjgH gene encoding UPF0076 protein yjgH yields MTSREPVFPANRHALYEEHGYSAAIRSGDLLFVSGQVGSRADGTPEPDFEAQVRLAFENLRATLAAAGCTFDDLVDVTTFHTDPERQFPAIMAVKQAIFPAPPYPNWTAVGVNWLAGFDFEIKVIARIPDGPRA; encoded by the coding sequence ATGACCTCTCGTGAACCCGTTTTCCCCGCTAACCGTCATGCGCTGTATGAAGAACACGGCTACTCCGCCGCCATCCGCAGCGGCGATCTGCTGTTTGTTTCAGGCCAGGTAGGCAGCCGCGCCGACGGCACGCCGGAGCCGGATTTTGAAGCCCAGGTGCGGCTTGCGTTTGAGAACCTGCGCGCGACGCTCGCCGCCGCCGGTTGTACCTTTGACGATCTGGTGGATGTCACTACGTTTCATACCGATCCTGAGCGCCAGTTTCCGGCCATTATGGCGGTTAAACAGGCCATTTTCCCGGCGCCGCCGTACCCGAACTGGACCGCCGTCGGCGTCAACTGGCTGGCAGGTTTTGATTTTGAAATTAAAGTGATTGCCCGTATCCCGGACGGGCCGCGCGCATAA